A single window of Colletotrichum destructivum chromosome 9, complete sequence DNA harbors:
- a CDS encoding Putative NADP-dependent oxidoreductase domain, glutamate--cysteine ligase regulatory subunit produces MTKLILSTGNIVSGGPSIIRKPGAYRSNLELTNSLRSNFLAAQQDYSPAEDSSPIDDEPVNGNGVLNGHSNGFSHSDSGRPRIDVWTVRENDALYIPRIDWSYSGLQEEPDNYDITVKLFFLPNAPAQDRARYVQDALSLVRKELGVTTIDLLIASFPGMSFEGDCEWEADKRNASQGNIDEEAATWTVLEDLYKRGEVKALGISEFGTEKLARFIKKVSVRPAVDQINIKDCCSVPPTLVKLAKAEGVELLVHTDCTDILPRGTLRDLLGHGLQGAGVLADPAEGKDGLEGDLTPEWVVKYTAFVKDRGVIENKGYFAGAELVETL; encoded by the exons ATGACGAAGCTGATTCTTTCCACGGG AAACATTGTCTCGGGCGGTCCCTCCATAATCCGTAAACCAGGTGCCTACAGATCGAATCTCGAACTGACCAACTCACTGCGGAGCAATTTCCTCGCTGCCCAGCAAGATTACTCGCCCGCCGAGGACTCTTCGCCTATCGACGATGAGCCCGTCAACGGGAACGGCGTCTTGAACGGTCACTCAAACGGCTTCTCCCACAGCGACTCTGGTCGGCCCCGCATCGATGTGTGGACCGTCCGCGAGAACGATGCTCTCTACATCCCCCGCATAGATTGGTCCTATTCCGGTCTGCAGGAGGAGCCCGACAACTACGACATTACCGTcaagctcttcttccttcccaACGCCCCCGCACAGGACCGCGCCCGGTATGTTCAGGATGCCTTGAGCCTCGTACGAAAGGAGCTGGGCGTCACGACAATAGACCTGCTCATCGCCTCGTTCCCCGGCATGTCCTTTGAGGGCGACTGCGAATGGGAGGCTGACAAGCGCAACGCCTCCCAGGGCAacatcgacgaggaggccgcgaCGTGGACGGTGCTGGAGGATTTGTATAAGCggggcgaggtcaaggccctCGGTATCTCCGAGTTCGGCACCGAAAAGCTGGCTAGGTTTATCAAGAAGGTCAGCGTCCGCCCGGCCGTTGACCAGATCAACATCAAGGACTGCTGCAGCGTGCCGCCCACGCTGGTCAAGTTGGCCAAGGCGGAGGGCGTTGAGTTACTCGTCCACACCGACTGCACCGACATCCTGCCCCGAGGCACCCTCCGCGACCTCCTCGGTCACGGCTTGCAGGGCGCTGGAGTCCTCGCCGACcccgccgagggcaaggatGGTCTTGAGGGCGACCTCACGCCGGAGTGGGTTGTCAAGTACACTGCATTCGTGAAAGACCGGGGCGTGATCGAGAATAAGGGATACTTCGCTGGCGCGGAGCTGGTCGAGACCTTGTAG
- a CDS encoding Putative signal transduction response regulator, receiver domain, histidine kinase/HSP90-like ATPase: MGVRIAIREQLAFLVVFAVLVGLMILSVPVWIYVNQFVTQVEGRELALTASLKASRISAELELVQTSIVTISSRILIQDSLLNFYDGNETDENWVQAKSDLNSALSVGALTGLLQGRVYSRNTTGNVHGLLNVTGERIPEIPLPYNGPSGQQAFLSDTPEGYPPALYPNITYEDLGRPNQYRNNTRAFAANAFEGVRITTNGGLLLGPMIINETTALMSITVPIRYNDQQEFILGYMTLVTTANSLISIRNSREGLGDTGIVLLVGPTQQSNRFTAENAASNATYLPNRDTAADVPVKFVLPPNPLPGQRDRHSERSLASSNADEPFPMKAYPAVFDSFTKRFLTPNNSSSKLATSNEQGLAVAVGFARTNTALVNWTVVVEQAKSEADAPIDTLRNIILGCVFGTAGLVILLIFPCAHLSVMPIRRLKTATEKSVQPPGYEDGYYSEYDEGDEIPGSGGISARSQRSRKDGFIAAVYKLVGYKPKEKTASEHDRDSTRRIFKIPGKVVDRKHFISDELTELTETFNAMSDELVKQYTSLDQKVLERTKELEISKKAAEAANESKTLFIANISHELKTPLNGILGMCAVCMEENDILRIKQSLKTLYKSGDLLLHLLEDLLSFSKNQIGQQLNLEEKEFRLADIKSQILTIFDKQVREGRITLTVNFLGSETIELSSSPERTSTDNRLPALGPQGTGRLKDMCLWGDQHRILQVIINLVSNSVKFTPAGGRVDVRIKCIGEVETVSANEGSRSSSFSKESRRHGRSRHRLGSNSSTQSVSSRGGSTSEPVKGTALVINPMEPKSTPHIRVRERSPTPPPPGAKAYVFEFEVEDTGPGIEEHMQQKVFEPFVQGDLGLSKKFGGTGLGLSICHQLATLMGGSISLKSTVGVGTTFNMQIPLKYVKDKASSTASSSIKSRPPSVDTIEAIESQHNPKRNSGGTPSKPSIKPASETNAKTILDQQPRLVGLSQPFFASNPARKAKRSTREQMAAIDQAMATKDNKEMKLRVLVADDNSTNIEVVSKMLKLEDVYDVTIAKDGQEAYDLVKANMDDNKGFDVIFMDIQMPNLDGLQSTKLIRKMGYTAPIVALTAFSEESNVKECMESGMDEFLSKPIRRPALKQVLKKFATIPEEPETTSLTRKTTPERATPEKPTHANGTTAPDLNEKGDAIHPTGNGNATAPASEKILSEKGF; encoded by the exons ATGGGCGTCAGGATCGCCATTCGAGAACAGCTGGCCTTCCTCGTGGTCTTTGCTGTTCTCGTTGGTCTGATGATCCTGTCCGTCCCCGTCTGGATCTACGTCAACCAGTTTGTCACTCAGGTCGAAGGACGCGAACTCGCCCTCACTGCATCGCTCAAGGCATCGCGTATATCTGCCGAGCTTGAGCTCGTCCAGACCAGCATCGTTACCATATCCTCCCGAATTCTAATTCAGGACTCTTTGCTCAACTTCTACGATGGAAACGAAACCGATGAGAATTGGGTTCAGGCCAAGAGTGATCTCAACAGTGCCTTGAGTGTAGGCGCTCTCACGGGACTGCTACAAGGGAGAGTTTACTCGAGAAATACCACTGGCAACGTTCACGGTTTGCTTAACGTCACCGGAGAAAGAATCCCCGAAATTCCATTACCGTACAATGGCCCCAGTGGACAGCAGGCCTTTCTATCTGACACGCCCGAGGGCTACCCGCCCGCCCTCTACCCAAACATCACCTACGAGGACCTTGGACGCCCGAACCAGTACAGGAACAATACCAGGGCTTTCGCTGCCAATGCTTTCGAAGGAGTTCGTATCACGACCAATGGCGGCTTGTTGCTCGGTCCTATGATAATCAACGAGACGACCGCCCTCATGTCGATCACTGTTCCGATCCGGTACAACGACCAGCAAGAGTTCATCCTCGGATACATGACACTCGTCACCACGGCAAACTCTTTGATCAGTATTCGCAACTCTCGCGAAGGCTTGGGGGACACGGGGATAGTGTTGCTCGTCGGGCCCACGCAGCAATCCAACAGGTTTACCGCCGAAAATGCCGCCAGCAATGCCACGTATCTGCCAAACAGGGACACGGCAGCCGATGTGCCAGTGAAATTCGTCCTCCCGCCTAACCCCCTGCCCGGTCAGCGCGACCGACACAGTGAGCGAAGCTTGGCGAGCAGTAACGCCGACGAGCCCTTTCCTATGAAAGCTTACCCGGCGGTTTTCGACTCCTTCACCAAAAGATTCCTTACACCCAACAACTCAAGCTCCAAGCTTGCAACAAGTAACGAACAGGGTCTTGCAGTCGCCGTGGGCTTCGCTAGAACCAACACCGCCCTCGTTAACTGGACTGTCGTGGTAGAACAAGCCAAATCAGAGGCCGACGCGCCCATCGACACGCTTCGTAACATCATCCTGGGATGTGTGTTCGGCACTGCCGGTCTCGTCATCCTACTCATTTTCCCCTGTGCGCATCTCAGTGTGATGCCGATCAGGAGACtcaagacggcgacggagaagTCTGTTCAGCCCCCAGGCTACGAGGACGGGTACTACTCTGAATatgacgaaggcgacgagatTCCCGGTTCGGGCGGAATATCAGCGCGGTCGCAACGGTCAAGGAAGGACGGCTTCATTGCCGCCGTATACAAGTTGGTCGGTTACAAGCCCAAGGAGAAGACAGCTTCCGAACACGACCGCGATTCGACCCGTCGCATCTTCAAGATTCCTGGCAAGGTTGTGGATCGGAAGCATTTCATTTCTGACGAACTCACCGAACTGACGGAAACATTCAATGCTATGAGCGACGAACTGGTCAAGCAATACACCTCACTGGACCAGAAAGTCTTGGAACGGACCAAAGAGCTCGAAATCAGCAAGAAGGCAGCCGAAGCCGCCAACGAAAGCAAGACCCTCTTCATTGCGAATATCTCTCACGAACTCAAGACGCCACTGAATGGTATCCTTGGAATGTGCGCGGTTTGTATGGAAGAAAACGACATCCTGAGAATAAAACAGTCCCTCAAAACCCTTTATAAATCGG GTGACTTGTTACTTCATCTGCTTGAAGATCTCCTTAGCTTTTCCAAGAACCAAATCGGCCAACAACTCAAtctggaagagaaggagtTTCGCCTGGCCGACATCAAGTCGCAGATCCTTACCATCTTTGACAAGCAGGTTAGAGAAGGCCGGATCACCTTGACTGTCAACTTTCTCGGCTCCGAGACCATTGAActcagcagcagcccagAGAGGACAAGCACAGACAATAGGCTGCCTGCTCTTGGCCCACAGGGTACCGGGAGACTGAAGGATATGTGTCTCTGGGGCGACCAGCATCGCATTCTCCAAGTCATCATCAACCTGGTGAGCAACAGTGTCAAGTTCACGCCGGCAGGTGGCAGGGTAGACGTTCGCATCAAGTGTATCGGTGAGGTGGAGACTGTATCGGCAAACGAGGGCAGCCGCTCCTCGTCGTTTTCCAAGGAGTCCAGACGTCACGGCAGGTCCCGGCACCGGCTCGGATCCAACAGTTCAACCCAGTCAGTGAGCTCCAGGGGAGGCTCAACTTCCGAGCCCGTGAAGGGTACTGCACTGGTCATCAACCCGATGGAGCCTAAGTCGACTCCGCACATCCGCGTCCGGGAACGgtctcccacgccgccaCCTCCTGGAGCAAAGGCTTATGTCTTCGAGTTCGAAGTTGAAGATACCGGCCCGGGTATTGAGGAGCACATGCAGCAGAAGGTCTTTGAACCCTTTGTGCAAGGTGACCTTGGATTGAGCAAGAAGTTCGGTGGAACGGGTCTGGGCCTGAGCATCTGTCATCAGCTCGCAACCCTTATGGGAGGCTCAATATCCCTAAAGAGCACCGTCGGGGTCGGTACGACATTCAATATGCAGATCCCCTTGAAATACGTCAAGGACAA GGCCTCTAGCACCGcctccagcagcatcaaGTCTCGACCGCCAAGCGTCGATACCATTGAGGCAATTGAAAGCCAACATAACCCGAAACGTAATTCCGGAGGAACACCCTCTAAACCGTCCATCAAACCCGCAAGCGAGACCAACGCAAAGACTATACTGGATCAACAACCGAGGCTGGTCGGCCTCAGCCAACCCTTTTTCGCGTCCAATCCGGCACGGAAGGCAAAACGGAGCACGAGGGAACAGATGGCAGCCATCGACCAGGCGATGGCTACCAAGGACAACAAGGAGATGAAGCTACGAGTGCTCGTTGCTGACGACAACTCGACAAACATTGAAGTTGTCAGCAAGATGCTGAAACTCGAGGACGTCTACGACGTCACCATAGCCAAGGACGGTCAGGAAGCGTacgacctcgtcaaggcAAACATGGACGACAACAAGGGTTTCGATGTCATCTTCATGGACATCCAGATGCCGAACCTCGATGGCCTGCAGTCGACAAAACTCATCCGCAAGATGGGTTACACGGCCCCCATCGTAGCGTTGACAGCGTTCTCGGAAGAGAGCAACGTGAAGGAGTGTATGGAGAGTGGTATGGACGAGTTCCTCAGCAAGCCCATCAGACGCCCTGCGCTCAAGCAAGTTCTTAAGAAATTCGCCACGATCCCAGAAGAGCCGGAAACGACGAGTTTAACCAGAAAGACGACACCAGAGCGAGCCACTCCTGAGAAACCAACACACGCCAATGGCACTACAGCTCCGGATTTGAACGAGAAGGGAGATGCTATTCACCCGACCGGAAACGGGAACGCAACCGCACCGGCATCCGAGAAAATCCTATCAGAGAAGGGGTTCTGA
- a CDS encoding Putative repressor of RNA polymerase III transcription Maf1: MKYLPLQDFDAVTGALNFNTPDCNVTGGCDLYTTKSTGSDKKLYKNIDKDLSSQHAALLKLGASLSPPDREAMLATSPNMQMFSHSSAFGPLSELASRRTFAYLIATLNASHQHYDFSHVLRPGDFKKERNLRRVMGNLDSILQNVRPHVEARPIEQATSSETKPVWGPHCWSKIDKEMRLNECTVFSYNPDVDPFEEDESAIWAAHYFFFNRALKRVAYLYVRVVPVVSSQSPRLQPALPGSVKRARGAQFDALDANKRAKYWLGDRDAQLVAPDEDDEESDGFLWNRGADGDLVPFSDDDYTEERFFYDEEEDDETDSDPKSPVRRMSEDVVAHMEI, encoded by the exons ATGAAG TACTTACCGCTGCAAGACTTTGACGCCGTCACTGGCGCTCTCAACTTCAACACCCCCGATTGCAACGTCACTGGCGGATGTGATCTGTACACGACAAAGTCGACCGGTTCCGATAAGAAGTTGTACAAGAACATCGACAAGGACCTGAGCTCACAACATGCTGCGCTACTGAAACTGGGCGCCAGCTTGTCCCCACCGGACCGCGAAGCCATGCTGGCGACATCCCCCAACATGCAAATGTTCTCGCACTCCAGTGCTTTTGGCCCCCTGTCAGAACTCGCAAGTCGCCGCACATTTGCCTATCTGATTGCGACCCTGAACGCGAGTCATCAACACTACGATTTCTCACACGTCCTGAGACCGGGCGACTTCAAGAAGGAGCGGAATCTGCGGCGGGTGATGGGGAATCTCGACTCGATCCTGCAGAATGTCAGACCGCATGTCGAGGCTCGCCCAATCGAGCAGGCCACGTCTTCGGAGACCAAGCCGGTATGGGGTCCACATTGTTGGTCCAAGATTGATAAGGAGATGCGCCTAAACGAGTGCACCGTATTCAGCTACAACCCAGACGTGGACCCCTTTGAGGAGGATGAGTCTGCGATTTGGGCCGCTCactacttcttcttcaaccgTGCTCTGAAGCGAGTCGCTTATCTCTACGTACGCGTCGTGCCCGTCGTTTCCTCGCAATCACCACGCTTGCAGCCGGCGCTTCCCGGCTCTGTAAAGCGCGCGCGGGGGGCCCAATTTGATGCACTGGATGCCAACAAGCGCGCAAAGTACTGGCTCGGCGACCGCGACGCCCAGCTCGTGGCgcccgacgaagacgacgaagaaagCGACGGCTTCCTCTGGAATCGGGGTGCCGATGGCGATCTGGTACCGTTTTCCGACGACGACTATACCGAGGAGCGTTTCTTctacgacgaagaggaagacgacgagaccgaTTCCGACCCGAAGAGTCCGGTACGGCGCATGAGCGAGGACGTCGTGGCCCACATGGAGATCTAA
- a CDS encoding Putative adaptor protein complex, sigma subunit, which translates to MAIHYLILLSRQGKVRLAKWFTTLSPREKAKIVKDVSQLVLARRTRMCNFLEYKDSKIVYRRYASLFFIAGAASDDNELITLEIIHRYVEQMDKYYGNVCELDIIFSFTKAYYILDELLLAGELQESSKKNVLRCISQQDSLEDMEVEDEVTKIM; encoded by the exons atggccattCA CTACCTCATTCTTCTCTCCCGCCAGGGCAAAGTG CGCCTCGCAAAGTGGTTCACCACCCTGTCGCCCAGAGAGAAGGCCAAAATCGTCAAGGACGTTTCCCAGCTGGTTCTCGCCCGTAGAACTCGCATGTGCAACTTCCTCGAGTACAAGG ACTCCAAGATTGTTTACCGTCGATATGCCTCACTGTTCTTTATCGCTGGCGCCGCCTCGGACGACAACGAGCTGATCACCCTTGAAATCATCCACCGCTACGTCGAGCAAATGGACAAGTACTACGGCAACGTGTGCGAGCTGGATATCATCTTCTCTTTCACGAAAGCCTACTACATCTTGGACGAGCTGTTGTTGGCGGGAGAACTGCAAGAAAGCAGCAAAAAGAACGTGCTGCGATGTATATCCCAGCAGGACTCGCTTGAGGACATGGAG gtcgaggacgaagtTACAAAGATCATGTAA